The Triticum aestivum cultivar Chinese Spring chromosome 7B, IWGSC CS RefSeq v2.1, whole genome shotgun sequence genome window below encodes:
- the LOC123158321 gene encoding dehydrogenase/reductase SDR family member 12, with product MFIQKAWRTAAFGLYGFTQFTKSGFVEHAKKFREEDMQIRLDGKNCLVTGANSGLGYATAQGLASHGATVYMLCRNKERGETALNEIRSKTGNMNVHLEICDLSSINEVKTFATKFSSLEKPLHVLVNNAGLLEHKRTTTSEGLELNFAVNVAATYTLTELVMPLLEKAAPDARVITVASGGMYTEPLNTNLQYSESEFDGTKQYARNKRVQVALTEWWAEKYSNKGVGFYSMHPGWADTPGVSKSLPGLSEKLSGNLRSNEEGADTVVWLALQPKEKLVPGAFYFDRAEAQKHLKYAGTAASHEQIGSIVDSIRSICNLPANPQVYQ from the exons ATGTTCATCCAGAAG GCATGGAGGACGGCAGCGTTCGGGCTCTATGGCTTCACCCAGTTCACCAAATCCGGCTTCGT GGAACACGCCAAGAAATTTAGAGAGGAGGATATGCAGATCCGGTTGGATGGGAAAAATTGCCTGGTAACTGGAGCAAATTCTGGCCTAGGTTATGCGACAGCTCAGGGCTTGGCTTCTCA TGGCGCCACTGTCTATATGCTTTGCCGTAACAAAGAAAGGGGAGAGACTGCTCTGAATGAAATAAGATCCAAAACTGGCAATATGAATGTTCATCTGGAG ATATGTGACCTTTCATCAATTAACGAAGTCAAGACATTTGCCACAAAATTCTCTTCATTGGAGAAGCCACTTCATGTCCTT GTTAACAACGCCGGCTTACTAGAGCACAAGCGTACGACTACATCGGAAGG TTTGGAGCTCAATTTTGCTGTGAATGTGGCAGCAACATACACTTTAACAGAGCTagtgatgccactgttggaaaaaGCAGCACCTGATGCTCGTGTCATTACAGTTGCTTCAGGAGGGATGTACACTGAGCCACTGAACACGAATTTACAA TACAGCGAAAGCGAATTTGACGGGACAAAACAATATGCTCGTAACAAGAGAGTTCAG GTTGCTCTCACCGAATGGTGGGCTGAGAAATACAGCAACAAGGGAGTGGGTTTCTACTCCATGCATCCAGGATGGGCTGATACACCTGGAGTCTCGAAGAGCTTGCCGGGACTATCAGAGAA GCTATCAGGAAACCTGAGATCGAACGAAGAAGGGGCTGACACAGTGGTCTGGTTGGCTTTGCAACCCAAGGAGAAGTTAGTCCCAGGGGCTTTCTACTTCGACCGGGCCGAAGCGCAAAAACATTTGAAGTATGCTGGGACTGCAGCATCCCATGAGCAGATAGGTTCGATTGTTGACAGCATTCGCTCCATCTGTAACCTACCTGCTAACCCACAAGTTTATCAGTGA